CGGCGCGCTGGGCGTCGATGCCTATCGCGACGAGATGGGGATGCTGCCCGAAGCGGTGCTCAACTATCTGCTGCGGCTGGGCTGGGGCCATGGCGACGAGGAGATCATCTCCGTCGAACGGGCCATCAAACTGTTCGACATTTCCGGCGTGGGCCGCTCCCCTTCGCGCTTCGACATCAAGAAGCTGGAAAATCTGAACGGCCATTATCTGCGCGAAGCCGACGATGCCCGGCTGGCGGCTCTCGTTACTCCCCGCGTAGCGGCCCGGCTGGGCAAGCCCCTGCCCGCCGACGCGGACTCCCTGTTGACGCAGGCCATGCCTTCGCTGAAACCGCGCGCGAAGACACTTAACGAAATTGCGGAGGGTGCGGAATTTCTGTTCAAAAGTTGCCCGCTGGATTTTGACGAGAAGGCATCCGCTCTGCTAGACGACTCCGCGCGCGCGTTGCTGGCGAGCACAGCCGATGCTCTGTCGACCGTTCCAGGCTGGACGGTCGAAGCAATCGAAGAAGTCATACGCCGCGTGGCAGAGGATGCGGGTTTAGCTCTCGGCAAGGTAGCGCAGCCATTAAGGGCCGCGCTCACCGGCCGGACGGTTTCGCCCGGAATTTTCGATGTCCTTTTCCTTCTGGGAAAAGAAGAAAGCTTGGGTCGGCTGACCGATGCAGGACACGCATCGGCCGGCTGATAGTTGAGGAGAACGTGAATGTCGGATAAAAATGCCACTTTGACCATCGACGGGGAGACGAAGGACTACGCCATTCTGGATGGCACCGTCGGCCCGCAGGTCATCGACGTGCGCAAGCTCTACGCCAATACCGGCATGTTCACCTACGATCCCGGCTTCACCTCGACCGCGAGTTGCGAATCGGGCCTGACCTATATCGACGGCGACGAAGGCGTGCTGCTCCACCGCGGCTACCCCATCGGCCAGCTTGCCGAACAGTCCAGCTTCATGGAAGTCAGCTATCTGCTGTTGAACGGCGAACTGCCGACGCAGGCGCAACTGGACGAATTCACCAACACCATCACGCGCCACACGATGCTGCATGAGCAGCTTTCGACTTTCTTCCGCGGTTTCCGGCGCGACGCGCACCCGATGGCGATCATGTGCGGCGTTGTCGGCGCCTTGTCGGCCTTTTACCATGACTCGACCGACATCAACGATCCGGTGCAGCGCAAGATCGCCAGCCACCGCCTGATCGCCAAGATGCCGACCATCGCGGCGATGGCCTATAAATATTCGGCGGGCCAGCCCTTCGTCTATCCGCGCAACGATCTGAGCTACACCGCCAATTTCCTGCGCATGACCTTCTCGGTCCCGGCGGAAGAATATATCCCCGATCCGGTCATCGTCGACGCGATGGACAAGATCTTCATTCTCCACGCCGATCATGAGCAGAATGCGTCGACCTCGACTGTGCGCCTGGCCGGTTCGTCGGGGGCCAATCCCTTCGCCTGCATCGCGGCGGGCATCGCCTGCCTGTGGGGCCCGGCGCATGGCGGCGCGAACGAGGCGGCGCTCAACATGCTGCGCGAGATCGGCACCGTCGACCGCATCCCTGAATATATCGCCCGCGCCAAGAACAAGGACGACCCGTTCCGCCTGATGGGCTTTGGCCATCGCGTCTACAAGAATTACGATCCGCGCGCGACCGTCATGCAGAAGACCGCGAAGGACGTTCTGGACAAGCTGGGCGTCGACGATCCGATCTTCGACGTGGCCAAGGAACTGGAACAGATCGCGCTCAACGATCCTTATTTCATCGAAAAGAAGCTTTACCCCAATGTGGACTTCTATTCGGGCGTGATCCTGTCGGCGATCGGCTTCCCGACCGAGATGTTCACCGTGCTGTTCGCTCTCGCCCGCACCGTGGGCTGGGTCGCGCAGTGGAACGAAATGATCTCCGACCCCGCGCAGAAGATCGGTCGCCCGCGCCAGCTCTACACCGGCCCGACTCAGCGCGACTACGTCCCGGTCGGCAAGCGCTGATCGAAGGCGGGAGCGAAGAAAGGCGGCGCCCCGTTTGGGCGCCGTTTTTTTTGCGGCGGACTCGCGGAAGCGGTCGCTTATCCAAGGGGCATATCGAAAGGTCGATGCAGCGCGAACCCTTCGATACGGCGCTCAGGCAAACTCCGCCCTGCTCGGCGCGCGAGGATGGGACGGGAACGCAGACAGTCTGCCATTCGCCCGACCGGATCACCCCTTTTCGCAGTCCATCAATCCAAAAGCTGATCGCTCACCAGACCAATCTGTCCGCTTGTCTCGTCCGCCGGCAATGTCAGGATGAAACAGGCCCCCTGTCCCGCATCGCCTTCGATACGAATGTCGCCTCCCATGGCACGGGCGAGCTTACGCGAAATATAGAGGCCAAGGCCACTGCCGCCCTGATCGTCGCGGCCCAGACGTTCGAATTTCTCGAAGATGCGTTCGCGGTCCTCCGGCAAGACACCGGAACCTTCATCCGTAACCGCAATGCGCGGCCGGCCATCTTCCAGTCCGATCTCCAGCCGCACCTCCGATCCTTCCGGGCCATAGCGGATGGCGTTGCCGATCAGGTTGACCAATATCTGCAACACGCGCCGGAACTCGCCCCGCGCGGGCACCGCCTCTCCCGTTTCCGGGGGCAGGACATTGATCTGCCTGTCCAGCGCCTTCACGCCCAGCAGGCCAGCAGCGCGGCGGCCGATATCCGCCAGATCGACCGACTCCGAAGCGACCGTGAAATCGGGCCGGTCTATCGCCTGCAAATCCGCCAGATCGTCCACCAGAGCCATCAGATGCCGGCCCGCCGATGCGATGTCGAGCGCATAGCCCATATAATCGGAACGCAGAGGCCCTTCCAACTGGGCGCTGATGGTATCCGCATTGGCGATGATCCGGCCCAGAGGCTGACGAAGCGAGCGATCGAGCCGCTTGCCAAAAGCGAGGGAATCGACTGCGGCGGGCGGCGCGATCTCCGGAACCGGAACCGCCAGATCGAGCGCAAAGGCCTTGCCACGATAGCCCAATAGCTGCCCGGCCAGGTCGAACAGCGGAAAACCGGAAAGGTGGAACCGCCTAGCCGGATCGCTGGTCAGGCAAGCCAATTGATCGCGAAACGCCCGGCGCTGCGTGAAGCCGCGCAGGATCGCCATGTCGCCGTCCTCATCGGCCTGCAACTGGAAATAGCTGGAAAAGGGACTTCCCGGCACGGGCGGCTGCATGGGCAGGACGCCGTCCGGATCGCCCCCCTCCAACACCATCTGAAACCGCAATTGCGTGTCCACCTGCCAGCTCCAGCCGTCCGACACGGCGGCAAGATCGGCTTCCAGCGGACCGCTTTGATTGTTGCGCACCGTGGAAATGGATCGCTCCTGCCAGTCGATCACAGACAGATGAACCGCCTTCCCCTCCGGCCTCGCCCGCACCCACATGTCGATATCGCATCTCTCCGACGCCGCCGCCACCGGGCGCGACACGATGATGCCCAAACGGGCCGCCAGCCGCGCGACGGCAGCCAGTTGAGGGATGGCAAGCCGTTCCCCCAGATCCGCCCCTGCCTCACGCTGGAGCGCCAGCAGCGGTTCGTCGGCGCTCAGCAACAGGCCGTCGGCCGATATCGACGCCTCGACAATGGCGGGAAGCGTCGGCATGGTCATCCCGCCGTAACCCGGCGCAGATGATCGAGCTTGGCGCGAAAGGCGGCGGGCGT
This genomic window from Sphingobium cloacae contains:
- a CDS encoding citrate synthase codes for the protein MSDKNATLTIDGETKDYAILDGTVGPQVIDVRKLYANTGMFTYDPGFTSTASCESGLTYIDGDEGVLLHRGYPIGQLAEQSSFMEVSYLLLNGELPTQAQLDEFTNTITRHTMLHEQLSTFFRGFRRDAHPMAIMCGVVGALSAFYHDSTDINDPVQRKIASHRLIAKMPTIAAMAYKYSAGQPFVYPRNDLSYTANFLRMTFSVPAEEYIPDPVIVDAMDKIFILHADHEQNASTSTVRLAGSSGANPFACIAAGIACLWGPAHGGANEAALNMLREIGTVDRIPEYIARAKNKDDPFRLMGFGHRVYKNYDPRATVMQKTAKDVLDKLGVDDPIFDVAKELEQIALNDPYFIEKKLYPNVDFYSGVILSAIGFPTEMFTVLFALARTVGWVAQWNEMISDPAQKIGRPRQLYTGPTQRDYVPVGKR
- a CDS encoding sensor histidine kinase codes for the protein MTMPTLPAIVEASISADGLLLSADEPLLALQREAGADLGERLAIPQLAAVARLAARLGIIVSRPVAAASERCDIDMWVRARPEGKAVHLSVIDWQERSISTVRNNQSGPLEADLAAVSDGWSWQVDTQLRFQMVLEGGDPDGVLPMQPPVPGSPFSSYFQLQADEDGDMAILRGFTQRRAFRDQLACLTSDPARRFHLSGFPLFDLAGQLLGYRGKAFALDLAVPVPEIAPPAAVDSLAFGKRLDRSLRQPLGRIIANADTISAQLEGPLRSDYMGYALDIASAGRHLMALVDDLADLQAIDRPDFTVASESVDLADIGRRAAGLLGVKALDRQINVLPPETGEAVPARGEFRRVLQILVNLIGNAIRYGPEGSEVRLEIGLEDGRPRIAVTDEGSGVLPEDRERIFEKFERLGRDDQGGSGLGLYISRKLARAMGGDIRIEGDAGQGACFILTLPADETSGQIGLVSDQLLD